The following DNA comes from Pomacea canaliculata isolate SZHN2017 linkage group LG10, ASM307304v1, whole genome shotgun sequence.
GGGATTCTATTCTCACAATTCTGACAAATTTGTGTCCTGAAATATGTGTTGTAAGaattaaggaaaaataatttactactACAGGTAAGGGGAAGCAATCTTGCTGATGCAAACTCTAATCTCTTCAATTTCCTTTGCTTTCAGGGATTTGTATCAAAACCCTACGTGTCTTCTTTGAATAAAAAGAATACTCCAGAAAATACTGAGTTAATGCGCCTTCTGAATGAAGACGCGGGCTCTTCCAATTCTGACGCCCTCGACCGGGTGGATCATCAACTGACACAGACGCCAGCTCGTCCTGGACTGCGGCCTCATGGTCAGACTGGCTCTGTTTCCACTGACCAGGCTTATAACTCCATGGATTATAGCAGTGAGAGAGACAGTGCTCAGTATTTTAAACTGGATCCTGCAACAACCACGAACCGTATAGAACACCGTAACAGCCGCAGAACACATCCTCATCCCACAGTCAGACATGATGCCTATGTGGACAATGAGACATGCAGAGTGCAGTGTACCCAAGATCCCTTTTAATGGCACCATGAATCGACAAGATAAGAACAACTCTTATCCTCAGCTTTCTGCTGGAAATACAACCTATGTGCAGGCAGCACTTCCCTCTTTGACTCAACAGAAAGGTACAGAATGCATCATGACGGACCTCCTTCTGCCAAATACCCAGTTAACATCACATTCTGTTTCAGGGTCATCGtctaaaatttttgtttctcgAGAAGACTTGCATCCCATGGAGACTTAAGGTGTCTGACATCTGTGTCTGAAAACGATGCTTCTCAGCACCGCGTCTCGTTACCGTTGTTGCCTGTGGTGTTGCCGTATTGCCAGCCGACTAATATCTCACCAGTTGTCACACCATCAAGCATGCAGCCATACACATCATATGTCCTCGACGTTTCATCTCTGCAGTCTAATCCTCAGCCCCAAAGTGAACAAACTACCTCTAAGCTACCCTCATTGCTGAGAGAGACCACACCTTATATCGTCTCAGGGCAAAGTACTCAGAACGTGTCCTATGTGTTCATGCCGCCATCAGCCCAGAACAATGTGACGATGGGTTATGTGCATCGAGGTGATGCTTagcttttgtttacaaaaacactTCTCGAGATGACAGTGTTTTACAACTGTTAACATTTACTGAAAGCAGCATTGAAGATGAAAGATCTCATGtctttaatttgtattttcagtGACATTTGTAACTATCATACCCGTTGCCCTTCAAGACCTCTGTAGTTTACTTGTGTACAGATGCAGCGTGTGATAAGTTTGCTCGTGGGCAGCTTTATCAAAATTGGTCGCAATTTCGCTTTGTATATACGGTATTTCCTAACATTTGCTTGTATTGTTGCTAAGGGATTTTTGTTGAAATTAAATTGTTTAGTCCCTTGAACTGCATGGTGGTGGATAAAGCATGGGAAAGGATGCAGCAATGTTTTGCACTGTGGTCCTTCCTGCACAGGATCCAGAAAGGTTGGGATGTGTCGACGACCCgatcttttgatgtttttatcgTTACCTGTCACTCTTTCTACCTCGGTGACATATTTAGGGTAGTCTTGGGAAGTCGGTTATCGTGAAGCCTGTCATCTTCGTCCAAAGAGATATTAGGGCAGGTGCACCTGGACACAGGATAGGTTCCCATTCTTTAAAACGAAAGACAACGACAGCGGGTTGTACAAAAGGTTGCAGCAAACAAACGACTGTAACAAACTTGGTGGAATGAACGCTTAAAGCACTAAGCCACACAAATTCGCCAAACGATTAACATAATTTCTTGAAACCAAAGTCAAGACTCCGAGAAAGGACACCCAAGATGCTAAATATTGTTCCTAGTCCAACGCCAACGGGTAGACAGTTTTATTTGATCCAATATACAGCAAAATAATTCAAAAGTGTTTCTTGTACAAACTTACGAAAACAGTTTTAGTTGAGTTGAAGGTTCCTTCCCATCAACCGCTTCACTGGAAGCCTTGTCAAACACTAAATGGTACATTCGTTATTAtccaaatgaaataaaactgaaaatgttctttttccaGACAGGTAGCTCACCACGTTCCCGAATCTGTACGGTTGGTGTCAACAATTTTAGCAACAGTTTGATGAATGATCTTGGTTGTCACTGTTCTCATCTGCTGGGGGTGGGAAGCAAAGTTTTGTGTGCCTAGTTTGCTACTTGATGTCTGTTAGTCCTGGAAACATCCAACAATCAAATCTCACTTATGAGACGCTGTTTGTATTGTTTCAGTTACACTGCCTGCGACACTCCtgtaacatttcatttctttaatcagtttttgttttgtatacaaGTTTAAACATCGTCCTTACAGCATTTCATTTGTCTTTAACTTATGTTTAATGTCGTATCCTTATTCATAGAGTAAATATTACAGGTAGGTCACATCTTCTGTCATCTTCCTCTGTCTGCATCcaagatagaaataaagatcAAAGGTAGGAACAATATAGGtctacagatttttaaataggAATATCTCATAAACCCTTGGTAGGAATAGCATATAGAACCATGACCATGAATAtaaattcaaaaatattgtaTAGCTTCTAAAATGGTTGAGATCTGCAGTGAGAATAGTAATCAGGTTGAAAGCATGAGTAGTGGAGATTCGAAGAGTAATGGTCTACAGACTGAAGACAGGAAAGGTAGAGATTGAAAAAACAAGAGGACAGAAATAGCATGTCAAGGCATGTTCAACTTTGTATAGACATGTCAGTCAACAGTACACAACATGGTGCAGACAAGACcgatttaattaaagaaatcaGTGCTGACGTCACTCACGTCAGGTCAAAGGGTCAGATCGGCCAGGTTGGAGCTAAATGTTAcggcaggtcaaaggtcatagCAGGGTGTAATAAATAATAGATATCGAAGAATTGTATAGACCGGGGTTGCTATACATATTTAGCTGGGTGGGTCTAGGGGAAACAAGCAGATTGTTGTCAAACATGTTACAGCCACGCAGCAAAAGATTTAGAAAATGAACCACTCTGCAGGAGGGCGAATAAAAAGAGGAGACAAATTTGATCTTGAAATCCGTGTCATGTATGCTGTCTCATATCTGGTACAATAGTGAGTCACTGAGATAAATTAGAGTTCAAGTCAGGTATCCACTTGTCACGCAAGTGTCAGGTGACAGGTCTCAAGAGTTCGCTAAGCTCATCCCCGACCTGTGATACACTTGGCAGCTTTTACAACTCAACTTACAGATTGCAAGAAAAGTGGATCCTGCTCATCTGAACTCTCAATCCTTagaagagtttttatttttatgtatgtcaAACGTTTTATGGAGGCCTATAGTGACTAGACTGTGTAGTCTAGTGACTCATACCTGGTATCTAAAGCTACCAGGATCTTCTGTATGTTATGCGTATGCGTGACTTCTCATGGTCGACACCGCCCAACTTGTAACGTCTCGTGGTTGGACGAGTCACGTGATTTCATGATCCAGGACATCAACGAAGGTCGGGAGTCACGCGACTTTGCTCTCCCGCTGTTATGCACCCGTTTGAAACGTTCTTCGGGCTTCCCCTGTGAATACTGCAGCGACGGGTGAGTGGTGACTGTCCTGCCAGCCCCAacatgtcacatgtcacataGCAAGATGTCACATGTGGGCGGCGGCACCCTGAAGGTAAGGATGATGGCGCCGGTAGTAGTCCACACTCTGAGACAGGTCTCTCTGGAAAGTACTTTGGTTCCGGCGACGCTGTGATTTTGGTGACTCGGATCGACGCAGGTGGCCGGGTATGTGGCCGGGTGGTAGATGTGGACGGGGTATGTGCATGGACGTCAAAGGGTCGGAAGGCCGTGCCAGGTGCGCTTTGTCCTGTGTAGATTAATAAAAAGGGGAGTCAGTTCTCATCATACACAGATAGAAGTCAGGGTGAGTCAAAAGCATGACGTAACGATTGTACACAGATAATTAACATATGATCGCAGGTCTCCGCTGGTTAAGTTCTTCACACCCTAAACATATCCATCATTACCTCATAAAATGGCATGCAGTGATCTGCCATGAACAACCGCAACATGTGCAACATCTCCGTCTGTGTGACGTGCTCCCGGAACTGGTTGAGAACTGCCAcagtctaaaataaaaaaaacacacacacatgcgcacccACAACGCGCGCAGACAAGTATATGTACTTACGTAGGTGGGAATAATTGTCAGTTTCTCTTATTACCAGGTATTGTGGGTTGTGTGCATCATACTTAATTATTAATTGAGTCCGACATTCCAGCTCAGCTTAATGTCTGTTGGAAAGACAAGATGGACTTGAAAACCATTTATTCCGCACCGGGTTGACCTTGCCTTAGATGTCATCATGGTTGTCGACTAGCACAAGCGGGCGGAGAGAAAAGAAGATaggcaagatttaaaaaaaaaaagatgaggtgtgtgtatggggagggagagagaaagagcagaggggagagaaaaaaaaccaccttttgatgaacaattttatttgaaGGGATAAacaagaaatggagaaagaactaaaagacagagagagcaaGTAAACCTATTTGTAACAGTACACCTATCAAGTCTAGAGACACAACCACTTTACTTATGAACACCAAACACAGCAGGAGGGGGGGTCAGTCGTAACCGTGTACCCACCAAGTACGTAGACATGACGACGCCCACACCGAAGCCCACGGCCACGTCAGTCCAGTGGCTATGGCAACGCCCCACCTCCGCCAGCCCACTCAGGAGGGACAGCATGATGAAGACCAGGACGAGGAAGGCCCTCAGGATGCGCACAACGTGACAGCGCAGCGCGCCGTGAACGTacacctgtcacgtgacacacagagCTGCAAGCGATTGTCTCCATCGAACTTTCACGTACTGCCACactgtctcttttctctctctctctctcacacacacacacgcaccactATCCCTCCCAAGTCACTCTAAGACTCACTTCCTGCCGCTagcagtggtcacgtgacccacgcCCTGCTGCACTAATGATTCCTGCCGATAAGAAATATTCTGCTTCCTCAAAGTTGTAATTGTGCTCAACTGTGCTCATGTTCTGCGCGATGTTATTATCGCTTCCCTGGTGTCGATCCGAGCACTGATTCCTTCCGACTCCTTCACAATGGCCGCTACGGTCTCGTGGGGCAACCTCTTACAAACTAATGTCGCAGGACTAAGATGGCAGCTACGTTTGGTTAATATTTTGCGTCAAAATAAAGTATGATCTTTGTTTAGATTTTtgatgtaataataaatttagcCTGAATACTAGATTCGAAATGTCTTTGCTACGAATTGAGTGCTATAGCTTTGTGTTTTTTCATAGCTAGCTTTCCTCCCTCAGGAAAAAAAGAGTTCACAAAGTCAAAAAGTCGAGCAATGGTGGCATCTAAGGAGACACAAGGGAAGGAAATATCCTGGTCATCGGCAGAGAGCGGTCAAGAATTAATattcaagacatttttattgctgatgATAAGACAAAAGATGATCACAATTGTTATGATCATTATTGTTAGTAGTAAAAGTAGTAGTAGTGTAGCATAGGAGTGACGAGTTTCTGAGCATCCCTTCATTTTCAGATATAGCTACAATGAGTTGCTAGACCTTACAACTTACAAAGTAAGCTAGAAACGTTTCTTCACTCACGCCAGACTCACTGACTGACCGATAGAAAGATGGCTGCGTATGATGTCAGGGCGGATGTGAGACTTGGGAAAGAAGTTCtgaagagaaacagagaagcaATTCACATAAACCAATCCTTTGTTTCtggaaaaaacatttacttttgccaTAATCATGTCATTTAAGTGACTAATTGTACTGGCTTGAATTCAAATGTCATTCATAGCACACGGCCTCGTAAACAGACAATactctgtaaacaaataatcaatGTGTTGTTTAGTTTTATGAGGTGAATTTTATTTCGGgactaaatttcttttttctttactcgAGCCATCTTTGTCTCTTgtccacctgtgtgtgtgtgttggcaagTCTGGCGTACCTGGCAGCGCGGATCTCGGTTGTGTCTGTGTTGAGGCAGGCGCTGTCATCCAGGGACAGGCCGGAGCTAAGGCTGGTGTTACACAAGGCGACATTTACGCGACACGTGTGTAGAAAATCCGGCCGTAGCCGGCCGATGAGGAGTTTAGTGACGTCAACAAACAACATTAAGGCGAAGATTCCAAACAGAAAAACACctgaacacaaaaaacaaaacaagacataacaaaaaacaaccgaTCAACAAAGGTAACACTGTCAAGTACCTCACATCTCGGAACAATGtctgcgtgtgcgtgtgcgtgtgcatgcttgtatgtgtgcgtgtgtgtgtgcttgtgtgtgtgtgtgctttttacATATGCTCCATGTGACATCAGCTAAACATTTGCTGAGCTCATCATACAATCCACTGGTGTAAGATTTCTGGATTGATCATCTACTCGTGTAATACAAGCTGACGAAATCAAAGAAAGCCATTGTATACCTCCTACCAGCTTGGACTCGTACCTGTTGAATTTTGAAGACAAGGAACTCGAACAAATCATAAAGCATGTACCGCTTACTGCTTATAGAAATGATGAAGCTACAATGGCAGGACGTCCCTCGTATTGAGACAGTCTCGCCTTACGTGTCCATCTGGGGTCCATCCAGTAGTTTCAGATTAGTGTTGCAACCTCCGTCCTCAACATACTTTGACTTTATACATCCAAAACGTGTTGTCCTCATCGTTCTTCACAATAGAGAACAAGGAAATCTGCGtgaatgagtgtgtgagtgtgtttgcaCGTGCGTCATACCCAGAAAGCGCAGCAGGCGGCGGCCGACCTGCGGCACCTTGCAGTCCCTGTTCACCAGACGCACGCTCTTCTGTTGGCCTTCAGAAAACGTGCACAAGCCCAGCTCACCTATGAACACCTGCCGCAGACGACAAATACCAACTCAAAGCCTGGTGGGGGTGTCGCCAGTTTAGCCCCATCATCTCCCCCTCTAGACGTGTTCTGTTACTACTCTCCACCACCCTACTCTGCACCCACTCGTCTCTTCTGCTACTCTTTCTTGttcctctcccccaccctaCCTGTATCAATTTTCACCCCCATTAGGACTCAGGTGTCATAAACACCTGAGCAACTCTgggacaaacaaaaaagatcTCAACAAGGATCATGAGTGTTAGTGTCGGTGTGCAGAATTACTGGTTTAAATTAGTGAGCAGCAAGGCTTACGGTTTCTAGAAAGAATCACTGAGAATTCTGAGAACTAGCACCGAAAACATCGACTGTTCTCTGTACAAATTCGTTGTCAATGTGGTAAGGACAGGCTTCTGGAAAGTCTGTGGACACAGATGTCCATTTTGTGCTCAGTTCTTGAGACGCTTATGAGACTCTGGATACACGGTGAAGACAGATAGAGACCCGTCTGTAGGAATATCAAAAAGCCTAAATGCCAAGTATGCGAAGCTAATTTAACTAAATATCGCTCCTGTCATTACTGTTCATAAAGTACATCTGACTCGACAACAACATCTGCAATTTACAAAGCTAAGGAAGGTCCTCTACTCAAGTCATGGGACAGTGTTCATCCGGCCTGGAAGTGATCTCTACTCAAGCCTCACTGACACGCGCTATTGCCATTTCCTGTTCGATCTTGGTTCATCCTAGCCACTCTTGACAACAACACTCTCACTAACACATGCACTTGATAATATTTCCTTGGGCGAAGGCCCTCTCTTGATATTTTACGCCATGAGATGGCTCGCACATTCTTAACTCTCTCCTTATCCGGATGTTTGGGGTTCGATATCCTTTTGACGCAGATTACTTTTACCCTCCCCCACCCTTCATGTCAAAGTATAAGGTAATCGAAAGGCCCACAGATTATGGAAAAGAGAATCAGAGTGCGACAAATGTGTTGATCAGATCCTCGAAAAAGCTCGCCCAATCAAAAGCTCTGTTAGtttttcgtttattttgttAGGAGGGGGAAATGAAGTAATTCAGAATGCACTTTTCTCGAGGAGCATTTTTGTGTAAAGGCTGCCCCCTTCTTCCCCCTTTCGCTGCCTTTCCTTCCGCAAGCCTTCTAAGGGCATTAGATACTCTTTCAATTGGTGGATGCTGCTGCGGGAAACGGGAATCGAACGCCAGCGCTTTAAGACTCCGCTAAGTATTATGTTTGTTGAGTATCCAGGTGTGATAGGATAGTGGGGTGAACTAGGACCGATGTCAGTATCTTTCCTTCGGTCTTTACCAGATACATGGCTTGACCTTACCCAGTGACCTGGGTCAggggttgatgatgatgtaccGATGGACCACCGGATGTGGAAAGGGAAATAAACTATGACCAAGGGCCAACAAGACTACGAGGCAAGACGTGCGGGTCACTAAGCCCCCGACGCCACCAAGTCTGCTGCGCGGCAAGTGCACATCATGCGCTGCACGACCGGCCACGTCAAGTGCGATCTCTTGCTGCAGACAGTGCTGATAATTAAATGGTGGGATGGGGTTAAAGGTTAAGAGTCCAATCAGTCTAGAATCTGTCGCGCCCTTTCGTAAACAACACTCGAGCTGTTACTGAATAGTTATGAAATGTTAATGAATACATAAATTTGCATACATCAGCATGAACTGAATTCTCCATCACAAACATGAACAAttaattcaaagaaaacaggatGTAGTGAAGGTCTTAAAACCATGAATTCTCTTTCCCTTGCTCATTGTAATTATCAACTGTAAAGACCGACTTTCTGAGCGTCTAACGTCGCATGACCTGTAATGTTTGTAGCGAATTGTACTGCAACATGAGAGTACTGACCACAAAGCCGGGTACACAAAAACTCAGCACGTAGATGACACTGTCAGGCACGTTGGCGCCAAACGCGAAGTCGGCCATCAGCTGCTGGTCATGAGACGAGCACGAGATCTCGGGGTCTGAGCACGAGAAGTTCTGACGTCGCAATGGAAAGGCATCAGTCCACCTGTCAACAGAGTGAAGTGCAAGGTACAAACAAGATGCAAAGTGAACGTGGCAAGCTCTCAGGATAAACACCACGGACATAGGTGGACATACATATAGGATACGTATAGGATAAAGtatctgccgagaccaacgcctatcctcttgcgaagttctccgctgttagtctcggtgagtcTTAACagtgaatgtgactaaaccggaagctttgcacacacctgcctcgttttagtagttaactaaaaaaaaaaaaaaaaaaaaaaaaaacaaaaccgtctgccagcagtccagtaatacaagttcgtgataaaaaattttctcgcttttttatttttatttttgtatacaaAGATGCCAGATATATCAAGCTGAAGTTGGAAGCTTAAAGGGAGACGATGCGCGCGGGCACACGTGCATACAAGCATACTTCTCAGCATTTATGCCCGTGCATACTACAAAAGGATCATTTGCTTGTTAATGGATAATGCCCAATTCATGATTATATCCCTGTCAAGAAAGGTAGAGATGAAAATAcccattttaaaaagacaattGTCATTACAAAAATCACTCATcgaaaaaagtagaagaaaagttCTATTTTAAGTACGAAAAAATGACATCATTCCCGAAGTATAATCGAATGCTAAATGGTCCCATACCTCTTTGAACTTTCAtatcaaataaacagaaacataaaaatgaaagccTGAGCGAAGCGTGATCTAAATTCTTGTACGGATGCTGCATGTGCTCTACACTCACATCACAACCCTTCTAAAATGAACTCAGCGAAAGAccttttaacaaattatttgtgaTGACAACATCGATTGAGGTCAATTAACATACTTTACTGTCACTCAACAGATACAAATTTAGCTTCATGATATTGAGTATACCATAACAGTTACAATTCGTTAACGTTGTTCTAATATTGgtagaaatatgtaaacatgtttttatttttggtctttcttccttaaaagtaaaatttactgCACTAGCCTGACCACTTTATACtgtattttgtaaacaactaAGGCATTTGTATTGTTTAGACTTTCTACTTCCCTTAGATGATTTAATTGACACTGTAAATACGCGCTTctaatggtgagaaaatgagacAATATCCTATGGATGAAGGCATAAGGGAGCTGCTAAACTATCTCTGATGGGTTCAGATGGACATGATGATCTTGCTTTGTAGACGGCACACGTAGATACAATATGTGCCAGGAGAAGCGGGCGTTAAATGACCAATAACAGAGTTTATTGTCATACCATGGGTTATTTTGTTTCCCACGTCCAGTTACATTCTGTTACTGCTGCATCTGCATGTAGAAATAAATCTCACCACAGAGCAACACTTCACTTATATCTTCTAGAATATCTGATGTTGGAGGTCATTGGTGTTACACACCTAGCTAGTAACTAAAGCTATGGTATAGACATCTTTTAAAGACGTGCCTTTTAAAGacgtgccacatgcagagaaaacaaaaatagcgTTTTCTGGACAAGATCTGAACTCCAGGCACCTGATCCTCTCAAGTGATGACAATTAAGCCCAGCGCCACCGAGCCGCCTAGTGTTAGAGGGAAGGAAACCTCTTGACGCGGATGGTACAGCGAACAATAAGCCCCTTGTCTTGTTGTCTTGGAGAGAAGAGAGCTGTAGATAAAGTATCGGATGCAGTGTTTACTTCCCTTACTTTCGAGAAACTTGACCCTTGAGTCCACTAAATGAAGGTCCGCTTTCGTTTACCGGTGTACTAGGACTATTCTAAAACTGACGGATTTATGTCTGTACATGCAAACCCTTTCCAGTACCTTAAATTTCTTTCTACGAATTTCTattgaaaaaaaccaacacaactCCCATGAGTCTAAAATTCCCTGCCTCTTATTTCTTAATTTCATTCATCCCTTGTCTGGTGCTTGTCATCAGAAAGTAACAGTTGGATAGATACCGTGGATAACAACACTCGCCAGATCGCCCCGTCGTGGGCAGCGTTGAGCATGTCCTGCATGAAGTGACAACTCCATGATGTCTGTAAACCAGTTCGTCCTCTGTCCACCTTGGTTTCCCTCCAAAGTACGCTGAAGGACAGTTTGAATGTTGTGCCGGGTCACTTTGCTGAACCAGACCAATTTgcgtcgcttgactgttgagaGAAAAGGCTTCTGGTGTTCTGCGAGGGAAGAAAAATCCCACgccatgtttatgtttgttttcctcccCACTGTTCTAAGCCGTGGCCATCGTCAGTTGATGTCTCTCCAAAGTCTGGCCATTTGACCTCTGCCAGTCCCACAGTGTCCCACTGGTTCTATTCTCACGGGTGAGTTCTTTCCCTCTCCCAGCTTGCGCAATGAGAGAACGTTCCACATACCAATGAACGTTCCTTCTCTCAGCTTTAAAGCTGGTTGGGATCCAGGAGCACACTCTTTGCCGTCCCCTCCTAAAGTTGACGATTATCCTACATCCCTTTCCCTGAGTGTATACACTTGATGGCACCTATCATCCTCTCCAGGTGCGACTACAGCAGATATCTTTGGCGCTGGTCGCGAATAGGTGGGTCCTGGCGGGCTTGTGGAAAGCCTTCGTTCAAGAATGACGTGTTAGAATCAAGATTTGCTGTAGGGGTTCACTCCCTTAGCCTTTACCGTTCCCAAGGTTACTAACGAGGCAGTGGGACCATTTGCCACGGCTAGGTGGAGTATGTGGGGGAGAATGACTCTTTCGAGAATATCTATGCCGCTTCGTTCCACCACACGGGGCTCGCATTTgccggacacacacacagaggtttcTATCGACCAAGTGCATCGTATGCCGAGCGGCCGTTGTTACCTTTGTCATTCGGgagtggaggggagggagggaaacGAACATTCCAACAGCTTTGTTTCACTAGCTGTTCTGCTGGTGGTATAGATTAGATTTTTGTCTACACATACAGGACCCACAACGACATTTCCCTTAAATATTCCACAGCCCAGTTCTCCTTCGGGGAGGGCCTGCCAACAAGGGTCGCTAGAAGCTaaaaaatctcatttgtattgaaataatatttttcaaaattattttttaagtcttcGTTTTATCGATTACAATCTGTGATTGCCGGCAGTTCATATGTGCCACAAGTGCcatttcacagttttttttgaaagcttattttcttttgatctttcGGAGCTATCAAAAGCAAGCACATAGctgtgaaataagaaaaaagctTATTCACCCACCTGAGGAAGTATTCGATAATAATAACGAAGATTAGAAGAAGAAACTCGATGGCGAAGGTCACACAAATAAGAATGCCCTGGCGATGTCCTCGACGCCATGGTGATCCAAAGTCAGAAGCTTCGGACATGCTGAAAGGTCGTGACCCCGCATGGCCATCCGGGAACTCGTACGCCATAGGCTCGTTGTTGTAATTTTGGTCCTCGCTTATTGTCGACATTGACACTTGTATTGGGCTCAGCATCGACAGAGTATCTTAAGACAACGATGACTTTGTTGGAGAACCCGGGTACAGAAAGCTTGCCTCACTGACCACTGGGCAACATCGCAACTGCGTGCAGCTGTCGTACGTTCTGCAAAAACAATGGACAGTAGGCATGTGTAGTGGGTTGAGAAAACAGTGGAATGTTTCAAATAAAGGCAGGTAAAATCATTTTAGCATATCTGACATGATTGCTTGAGAACGTTGAGTTCAAAAACCTAGACCATAGAATGCTCCAAACTCAGTGATCGTTTGCTTCTGCAGACATGCAAGAACGTTTCAAATAAAGGAAGGTGACAACATTTTCTACATCAGAAACAAGTGAATCTCTCATGTCTCTATAACCTACAACCATCCAAGTCATGGGAGTAAACATATTATGAAGCTGTTATGGGGAACTGACAGGCATTGGACACCAAGTACCTGGGGAGGCTGCTCAGGATCTCACATACAGAACATAATACCAACGACCTTGTACGAAGCATGGTCGTCACACTCACAAGACACTAGCAACATCTACTTGCAACATCCAAGCTGATTAACCTGCGGTTTGGCCACGTGACTCGGTAAGACACTTcgtcg
Coding sequences within:
- the LOC112574262 gene encoding phospholipid phosphatase-related protein type 5-like, with protein sequence MLSPIQVSMSTISEDQNYNNEPMAYEFPDGHAGSRPFSMSEASDFGSPWRRGHRQGILICVTFAIEFLLLIFVIIIEYFLRWTDAFPLRRQNFSCSDPEISCSSHDQQLMADFAFGANVPDSVIYVLSFCVPGFVVFIGELGLCTFSEGQQKSVRLVNRDCKVPQVGRRLLRFLGVFLFGIFALMLFVDVTKLLIGRLRPDFLHTCRVNVALCNTSLSSGLSLDDSACLNTDTTEIRAARTSFPSLTSALTSYAAIFLSVYVHGALRCHVVRILRAFLVLVFIMLSLLSGLAEVGRCHSHWTDVAVGFGVGVVMSTYLTVAVLNQFREHVTQTEMLHMLRLFMADHCMPFYEDKAHLARPSDPLTSMHIPRPHLPPGHIPGHLRRSESPKSQRRRNQSTFQRDLSQSVDYYRRHHPYLQGAAAHM